In the Campylobacter showae genome, one interval contains:
- a CDS encoding peptidoglycan D,D-transpeptidase FtsI family protein, translating to MNQRKSKTIALFAFILFFICIFLAVIFYRANIERRLPKLETSDINTALRGNIITKDGFSITGSQKLYKVMIDTRNIDPDKKDLFIKLYCIYSGDDIKRVTKIINSQKGAVTLSYKIDAKGAAYLQELSKKLYRKKIFIPYEDPNTGAAILRNMSIIESGESRQYVAADALTPMIGYVKKVEKDGITKTEGVKGVEKAYEYYISSIQDAKLLGPKDIGNNIILTSDSNLANRVDGYDIILNASLKLQTRLEQIIDEKKEFLNAKEIIVGIMNSKTGGLLALASTSRYSPSNIRKQDYKSLNSSATEYAYEVGSVFKPFIFALLLANDKINPLERINTYNGVYQLGKRTIKDTHPEPFLTAEDIIVYSSNIGMIQIAQRLDGSQIYSGLLNFGFTQKTGIDMPYEQVGNMPPVAKLNSQIYKATISYGYGLQATFIQLLKAYNVFNNKGVMVTPKVVDSLYKDGKFFVVNDPKPVEAISQEAAERMKRILIKTVEVGTGKRAKVEGLEIGGKTGTAHIATTGGYANTYNGSFFGFVNDSKGNSYTIGVLAREPKKPYYYFGAQSALPTFRAAVELMVEEGFLKPDENLTAPEQATPPSENTEKKAASSTKPKAKQKK from the coding sequence TTGAATCAGCGAAAATCAAAAACAATCGCTTTATTTGCGTTTATTTTATTTTTTATCTGCATATTTTTGGCAGTCATCTTTTACCGAGCAAATATCGAAAGACGCCTGCCAAAACTGGAAACCAGCGACATAAACACGGCCCTACGCGGCAACATCATCACAAAGGACGGCTTTAGCATCACAGGCAGCCAAAAGCTCTACAAAGTGATGATAGATACTAGAAATATCGACCCCGACAAAAAAGATTTATTTATCAAGCTTTACTGTATATATAGCGGCGACGATATCAAGCGCGTAACTAAAATCATCAACAGCCAAAAAGGCGCCGTTACGCTCTCCTACAAGATCGACGCCAAGGGCGCGGCATATCTGCAAGAGCTGTCAAAAAAGCTGTATAGAAAAAAAATCTTTATCCCGTATGAAGACCCAAACACCGGAGCTGCCATACTGCGTAATATGAGCATAATAGAAAGCGGCGAAAGTAGACAATATGTCGCTGCCGACGCACTCACGCCGATGATAGGTTACGTAAAAAAGGTCGAAAAAGACGGCATCACCAAAACAGAGGGTGTAAAAGGCGTAGAAAAAGCCTACGAATACTACATCTCCTCGATCCAAGACGCCAAACTGCTAGGCCCAAAAGACATCGGAAACAACATTATCCTTACAAGCGATTCAAATTTGGCTAACCGCGTGGACGGATACGATATCATACTAAACGCCTCGCTAAAACTACAGACCAGACTAGAGCAAATCATCGATGAAAAGAAAGAATTTCTAAACGCAAAAGAGATAATCGTAGGCATTATGAACTCAAAAACTGGCGGCCTGCTAGCGCTTGCCAGCACCTCTAGATATAGCCCCTCAAACATCAGAAAACAAGACTACAAGTCGCTAAACTCCTCGGCAACCGAGTACGCATACGAGGTCGGCTCGGTTTTTAAACCGTTTATTTTCGCCCTCCTTTTGGCAAACGACAAAATCAATCCGCTCGAGCGCATAAACACCTACAACGGCGTCTATCAGCTAGGAAAACGCACGATAAAAGATACGCACCCAGAGCCCTTCCTCACAGCCGAAGACATCATCGTATATAGCTCAAATATCGGCATGATACAGATCGCCCAGCGTCTAGACGGATCTCAAATTTACTCAGGGCTGCTAAATTTCGGCTTCACGCAAAAAACAGGTATCGACATGCCCTACGAACAGGTCGGAAACATGCCGCCGGTAGCCAAGCTAAATTCTCAAATTTACAAAGCCACGATCAGCTACGGGTATGGCTTGCAAGCGACTTTTATCCAGCTTTTAAAGGCGTATAACGTATTTAATAACAAAGGCGTGATGGTGACGCCAAAAGTCGTGGACTCACTCTATAAAGACGGCAAATTTTTCGTCGTAAACGACCCAAAACCGGTCGAAGCCATAAGCCAAGAAGCGGCCGAGAGGATGAAGCGCATCCTGATAAAAACCGTCGAGGTCGGCACCGGCAAAAGAGCAAAGGTGGAAGGTCTAGAAATCGGCGGCAAAACCGGCACGGCGCACATAGCCACAACCGGCGGCTACGCAAATACCTACAACGGCTCGTTTTTCGGATTCGTCAACGACTCGAAGGGCAATAGCTATACGATCGGAGTTTTAGCCAGAGAGCCGAAGAAACCGTATTATTATTTCGGCGCACAGAGCGCGCTACCGACTTTTAGAGCGGCCGTAGAGCTAATGGTAGAAGAGGGATTTTTAAAACCCGATGAAAATTTGACCGCGCCGGAACAAGCTACGCCGCCATCCGAAAACACGGAGAAAAAAGCCGCAAGCTCAACAAAACCTAAAGCTAAGCAGAAAAAGTAA
- the aat gene encoding leucyl/phenylalanyl-tRNA--protein transferase — protein sequence MEKIYNFPDPANAPTNSPLAVGGDLSADALLQAYDKGIFPWFLPGEPIYWWSPDPRAVLVPSEVRVQKSIKPALKKFEVRFDYDFENFLKICKSEREKREPTWLSEDIVSAYVNLHRMGISHSVEVYENGELAGGLYGQIFGKVFCGESMISLKTGASKVALIALCRALEPFDFLIDCQVMNEHLKFMGAKAMRRSEFLAKFNELKNQPSGFGEFKNLL from the coding sequence TTGGAAAAAATTTATAACTTTCCAGACCCCGCAAACGCCCCCACAAACTCGCCTTTGGCCGTCGGCGGCGATCTAAGCGCCGATGCTCTTTTGCAAGCTTACGACAAAGGCATTTTCCCGTGGTTTTTGCCAGGCGAGCCCATATACTGGTGGTCGCCAGATCCTCGCGCGGTGCTAGTTCCAAGTGAGGTACGCGTGCAAAAAAGCATAAAACCCGCTCTTAAAAAATTTGAAGTGCGGTTCGACTACGACTTTGAAAATTTTCTAAAAATCTGCAAAAGCGAGCGCGAAAAACGTGAACCCACATGGCTATCGGAAGATATCGTGAGCGCCTACGTAAATTTACACCGTATGGGCATCTCGCATAGCGTGGAGGTTTACGAGAACGGCGAGCTAGCGGGCGGACTTTACGGACAAATTTTCGGTAAGGTCTTTTGCGGCGAAAGTATGATCAGCCTAAAAACGGGCGCGTCAAAGGTTGCTCTTATCGCGCTTTGCCGCGCTTTAGAGCCGTTTGATTTTCTCATCGACTGCCAGGTTATGAACGAGCACCTAAAATTTATGGGCGCAAAAGCGATGAGGCGAAGCGAGTTTTTAGCCAAATTTAACGAGCTAAAAAATCAGCCTAGCGGGTTTGGCGAATTTAAAAATTTACTCTAG
- the fliE gene encoding flagellar hook-basal body complex protein FliE: MTNIDKIGSVASPFEKKEAKTLQNQKGELNFGDMLDNSLKELNEIQINADKAIADLATGEVKDLHQAAIAIGKADTSMKLMLEIRNKALSAYKEISRTQI; encoded by the coding sequence ATGACAAATATAGATAAAATCGGCTCGGTCGCTTCGCCGTTTGAAAAAAAAGAAGCAAAGACTCTGCAAAACCAAAAAGGGGAGTTAAATTTCGGCGATATGCTCGATAACTCCCTAAAAGAGCTAAACGAGATACAAATCAACGCAGACAAAGCCATCGCCGATCTAGCAACGGGCGAGGTAAAAGACCTGCACCAAGCCGCTATCGCCATCGGCAAGGCCGACACGTCGATGAAACTCATGCTGGAGATCCGTAATAAGGCCCTAAGCGCATACAAAGAAATCTCAAGAACGCAAATTTAA
- the flgB gene encoding flagellar basal body rod protein FlgB: MFAGIQTSKSKPLVESALASRNLRQQMISSNIANIDTPFYKARDIAFEAALSQTAQEIYGKDENKILKLAQTDGAHFPRVDFPASNGATIFLRDGHMARNDANTVDLDVETTELSKNAIMITALDRAMRQSGQIFKNVIDASSKI, encoded by the coding sequence ATGTTCGCAGGCATCCAAACCTCAAAATCAAAACCGCTCGTAGAAAGCGCGCTGGCAAGCAGAAATTTACGCCAGCAGATGATTTCTAGCAACATAGCAAACATCGACACGCCTTTTTACAAAGCCCGCGACATCGCGTTTGAAGCGGCTCTGTCGCAAACGGCGCAAGAAATCTACGGCAAAGACGAGAATAAAATTTTAAAACTCGCGCAAACGGACGGCGCGCACTTTCCTCGCGTGGATTTTCCGGCGTCAAACGGGGCGACGATATTTTTACGCGACGGACATATGGCGCGAAACGACGCAAACACCGTCGATCTGGATGTCGAAACGACGGAGCTTAGCAAAAACGCGATAATGATAACCGCGCTTGACCGCGCCATGAGGCAAAGCGGCCAGATCTTTAAAAACGTGATCGACGCTAGCAGTAAAATTTAA
- a CDS encoding AAA family ATPase, translating to MFDSDLSYLLEKAGQFAYSNFHEYLTSEHVLFVLVNLNEETRDILADAGLTDVEGLKSDLKNYLLQTNEQVPHHKQPRMTVLLEQIFKELNAELKDKNVGIKDLLFKIAARGDTYGAKILEFYDVDAQKIKQRAKDDDKQARTKSFQNLAKYSSNLTKLAAQGKIDPIIGRENELARLMQTLSRRKKNNPILVGEAGVGKTAVVEGLALKIASGEAPQRLKQAQIFALDIGAMIAGTKYRGDFEKRLKDVMDEVAEQEDAIVFIDEIHTIVGAGATSGGGLDMSNLLKPALASGSLRCIGATTYAEYRSFFEKEKALSRRFAKIDVVEPSADESVEILKGLRAKYESFHGVKFSDEILTKSVELAKKYLNDRFLPDSAIDLIDEVGAALALQNRSKTVKMSDLSAVLSKMANIPDTNLKSDAAANLKNLAQRLKSEIFGQDEAVDTLVAAIKRSYAGLKQPNAPVGVFLFTGSSGVGKSELSAALARNLGVHFERFDMSEYMEKHSVSRLIGAPPGYVGFEEGGILTNAVKKHPYSVILFDEIEKASDEMINVFLQIFDGASLTDNTGAKSDFRNAIIIMSSNLGSKEAPTLGFSKDESGKADSAVKGFFSPEFRNRIDKIVHFNDLSEDALSLIAQKIINEINSSLAEKKVVLKASAEAKKYLWQKGYSKEFGARNLKRLVQDEISTKLSDEILFGALKNGGVANITLKGGELAFKFETLK from the coding sequence ATGTTTGACTCGGATTTAAGCTATCTTTTAGAAAAGGCTGGGCAGTTTGCCTACTCGAATTTTCACGAGTATCTAACCAGCGAGCACGTGCTTTTCGTGCTGGTAAATTTAAACGAAGAGACTAGAGATATCCTGGCCGACGCGGGACTCACCGACGTCGAGGGACTAAAAAGCGATCTAAAAAACTATCTACTGCAAACCAACGAGCAAGTCCCGCACCACAAACAGCCGCGCATGACGGTTCTTTTGGAGCAAATTTTTAAAGAGCTAAACGCCGAGCTAAAGGATAAAAACGTCGGCATCAAGGATTTGCTCTTTAAAATCGCGGCCAGAGGCGACACGTACGGGGCTAAAATTTTAGAATTTTACGACGTCGATGCGCAAAAGATAAAACAGCGCGCAAAAGACGACGACAAGCAGGCTCGCACTAAAAGCTTCCAAAACCTCGCTAAATACTCGTCAAATTTAACCAAACTAGCGGCCCAGGGCAAGATAGACCCGATCATCGGGCGCGAAAACGAGCTAGCAAGGCTAATGCAAACGCTAAGCCGCCGCAAGAAAAATAATCCGATCCTAGTAGGCGAAGCGGGCGTGGGCAAAACCGCCGTAGTCGAGGGGCTCGCGCTAAAAATCGCAAGCGGCGAGGCGCCGCAGCGGCTAAAGCAGGCGCAAATTTTCGCCCTAGATATCGGCGCGATGATAGCTGGCACGAAATACCGCGGCGACTTTGAAAAGCGCCTAAAAGACGTGATGGACGAGGTAGCCGAGCAAGAAGACGCGATAGTTTTTATCGACGAGATCCATACGATCGTGGGCGCAGGAGCCACGAGCGGCGGCGGGCTTGATATGTCGAATTTACTAAAGCCCGCGCTTGCAAGCGGCTCGCTTCGCTGCATCGGAGCGACGACGTACGCGGAGTATCGTAGCTTTTTTGAAAAAGAAAAAGCTCTCTCGCGCAGGTTTGCTAAAATCGACGTCGTAGAGCCGAGCGCGGACGAGAGCGTCGAGATCCTAAAAGGACTTCGCGCCAAATACGAGAGCTTTCACGGAGTCAAATTTAGCGATGAAATTTTAACTAAAAGCGTAGAGTTAGCCAAAAAGTACCTAAACGATAGATTTTTGCCAGATAGCGCCATCGATCTCATCGACGAGGTCGGCGCGGCTCTAGCCTTGCAAAACAGAAGCAAAACCGTAAAAATGTCCGATCTAAGCGCGGTTTTAAGCAAGATGGCAAATATCCCCGATACCAATCTAAAATCGGACGCCGCGGCAAATTTAAAAAACCTAGCCCAAAGGTTGAAGTCCGAAATTTTCGGCCAAGACGAGGCCGTAGATACGCTAGTAGCGGCGATCAAGCGCTCGTATGCGGGACTAAAGCAGCCAAACGCGCCCGTAGGCGTATTTTTATTTACGGGCTCGAGCGGCGTGGGCAAAAGCGAGCTAAGCGCGGCTCTAGCGCGAAATTTGGGCGTGCATTTCGAGCGGTTTGATATGAGCGAATACATGGAAAAACACAGCGTCTCGCGTCTCATCGGCGCGCCTCCGGGATATGTCGGGTTTGAAGAGGGCGGCATACTCACAAACGCCGTTAAAAAGCACCCCTATAGCGTGATTTTGTTCGACGAGATCGAAAAGGCCAGCGACGAGATGATAAACGTCTTTTTGCAAATTTTTGACGGCGCTAGCCTCACCGATAATACGGGCGCAAAGAGCGATTTTCGCAACGCCATCATCATAATGAGCTCAAATTTAGGCTCAAAAGAGGCTCCGACGCTGGGCTTTAGCAAAGACGAAAGCGGTAAAGCGGACTCGGCGGTAAAGGGATTTTTTAGCCCCGAATTTCGCAACCGCATCGATAAAATCGTGCATTTTAACGACCTTAGCGAGGACGCACTAAGCCTCATCGCGCAAAAGATAATTAACGAGATAAACTCAAGCCTAGCCGAGAAAAAAGTCGTCCTAAAAGCCTCCGCCGAAGCTAAAAAATACCTCTGGCAAAAGGGCTACAGCAAGGAATTCGGCGCGCGAAATCTAAAGCGTCTAGTGCAAGACGAGATCTCGACCAAGCTTAGCGACGAGATACTTTTCGGCGCGCTAAAAAACGGCGGCGTCGCAAATATCACGCTAAAGGGCGGCGAGCTTGCGTTTAAATTTGAAACTCTAAAATAA
- a CDS encoding prepilin-type N-terminal cleavage/methylation domain-containing protein, which yields MKKAFTMLELVVVIVVIGIIAAAALPRINDDHIAEAADQVMSHIRYTQHLAMQDSKFDPTDARWFRKRWSITFTRAAFCDGANEWRYSVYHDDGDATGNLNSANEVARDPLDSNRFMSSGWAGISSANCANASSKYNLAKKFGITDVRLGGVCGGNLQTISFDEFGRPMRSVSTPGGGGAARGYDRLVHNGENCQIVLSTAKKTATITVTPETGFLQVAFADRS from the coding sequence ATAATAGCCGCCGCTGCGTTACCGAGAATAAACGACGATCATATCGCAGAGGCTGCCGACCAAGTGATGTCGCATATCCGCTATACTCAGCACCTAGCTATGCAGGATAGTAAATTTGATCCTACTGATGCTAGGTGGTTTAGAAAGAGGTGGAGTATAACTTTTACTAGGGCTGCATTTTGCGACGGTGCAAACGAATGGAGATATAGCGTATACCATGACGATGGAGATGCGACAGGTAATTTAAATTCGGCAAACGAAGTTGCAAGAGACCCATTGGATTCGAATAGATTTATGAGCTCAGGATGGGCAGGCATTTCGAGTGCCAATTGCGCAAACGCTAGCAGTAAATATAATTTGGCAAAAAAATTTGGCATAACTGATGTACGTCTAGGTGGGGTATGCGGAGGCAATTTGCAAACTATCTCTTTTGACGAGTTTGGAAGACCTATGAGAAGCGTAAGTACTCCTGGTGGAGGTGGTGCAGCTAGGGGATATGATAGACTGGTTCATAATGGCGAAAATTGTCAAATAGTTTTGAGTACGGCTAAAAAAACAGCTACTATAACCGTAACGCCAGAAACTGGCTTTTTGCAGGTTGCTTTTGCTGATCGTTCGTAA
- a CDS encoding ATP-dependent Clp protease adaptor ClpS, with protein sequence MPAKTATERERDVALKEKPEFPRKFKVILLNDDVTSMDFVVSVLVEIFNRDMQSAVAVMLKIHNEGSGVAGVYTKEIAQTKQGETLKAAAAAGYPLKAVVEEE encoded by the coding sequence ATGCCCGCTAAAACCGCCACCGAGCGGGAGCGAGACGTCGCCCTTAAGGAAAAACCCGAATTTCCGCGTAAATTTAAGGTTATTTTGCTAAACGACGACGTTACGAGTATGGATTTTGTCGTGAGCGTGCTAGTAGAGATTTTTAACCGCGATATGCAAAGCGCGGTAGCCGTGATGCTAAAAATCCACAACGAGGGCAGCGGAGTGGCGGGCGTCTATACAAAAGAGATCGCCCAGACTAAGCAAGGAGAGACGCTAAAAGCCGCAGCCGCCGCAGGCTATCCGCTAAAAGCCGTCGTCGAGGAAGAGTAA
- a CDS encoding autotransporter outer membrane beta-barrel domain-containing protein, with translation MFAGKSRDGSTVNNIVNLNARGLDLSGIKIWGGFTSDTAQDYFTGNTINVREKNIKASAIYNFEFLNFYIPVGFAPATDKMLALEHAPNLAKSKIGVGMMNGGVLNGGDKLTLIEAANGDITYPTDMSNQTGQLQAGISALYQFELKKDDGANKKLFAVVKNDERGGPILLPYPKNILETTIGELGVLLSSSDLTSSMSLQTDSNGVFASTIASSTRLKSGSHVDLKSFNAAVGLSKEFEENKAGAFVEFGGGKYDSFNDFDKIDVRGSGKFKYMGLGIITKFNLPNSFYISSGFKAGKMKSDYESDMPAITTAKYEATRGYYSAHLGLGKVIDINDVLSIDMYSKVLLNKLGKKEVEVVGDKFLLDYTVSLLGKLGFRYNYTLSEKLDIYAGASYEREFKGEAKGYNLTHNAAIKSPSIKGNTYSAELGAKLNTANNIKLDFNLQGMAGKKKGFNGGIGAEWRF, from the coding sequence ATGTTTGCAGGAAAGTCCAGGGACGGCTCTACCGTAAATAACATTGTAAATTTAAATGCGCGCGGACTTGACTTGTCGGGTATTAAAATTTGGGGCGGCTTTACTAGCGATACAGCACAAGATTATTTCACCGGCAATACCATAAACGTAAGAGAAAAAAATATCAAGGCAAGTGCTATTTATAACTTTGAGTTTCTAAATTTCTACATACCGGTAGGATTTGCGCCAGCTACGGACAAGATGCTTGCCCTAGAGCATGCGCCCAATCTAGCAAAATCTAAGATAGGCGTAGGCATGATGAACGGCGGGGTACTTAACGGTGGAGACAAGCTAACGCTAATAGAAGCAGCAAACGGCGACATAACGTATCCAACCGATATGAGTAATCAAACGGGACAATTACAGGCCGGGATTTCGGCGCTATATCAATTTGAACTAAAAAAAGACGATGGAGCCAATAAAAAGCTTTTTGCAGTAGTAAAAAATGACGAAAGAGGCGGGCCGATCCTACTTCCATACCCTAAAAATATATTAGAAACTACGATTGGCGAGCTTGGCGTACTGCTATCAAGTTCTGATTTAACATCGTCCATGAGCCTCCAAACAGATAGCAACGGGGTCTTTGCCTCCACAATCGCATCTAGCACCAGACTCAAATCAGGCTCTCACGTCGATCTAAAAAGCTTTAACGCCGCCGTCGGTCTCTCTAAAGAATTTGAAGAAAACAAAGCCGGAGCATTTGTAGAGTTTGGCGGCGGCAAATATGATAGCTTTAACGACTTTGACAAAATAGACGTAAGAGGCAGCGGTAAATTTAAATATATGGGTCTTGGCATAATTACTAAGTTTAACCTGCCTAATAGCTTTTATATAAGCTCAGGCTTTAAAGCAGGCAAGATGAAAAGCGACTATGAAAGCGATATGCCCGCAATCACTACGGCTAAGTATGAAGCCACGAGAGGCTACTATTCGGCCCACTTGGGTCTAGGCAAGGTAATAGATATAAATGATGTATTAAGTATAGATATGTACTCTAAAGTGCTTTTGAACAAACTAGGCAAAAAAGAGGTGGAAGTAGTGGGAGATAAATTTCTTTTAGACTATACCGTATCGTTACTGGGCAAACTGGGCTTTAGGTACAATTATACTCTAAGTGAAAAGCTTGATATCTATGCCGGCGCTAGCTACGAAAGAGAATTTAAAGGAGAGGCCAAAGGATACAATCTCACTCACAATGCAGCCATAAAGAGCCCAAGTATAAAAGGAAACACCTATAGCGCAGAGCTTGGAGCCAAACTAAATACCGCCAATAATATAAAGCTAGACTTTAACTTACAGGGTATGGCAGGAAAGAAAAAAGGCTTTAATGGCGGAATAGGAGCCGAGTGGAGATTTTAG
- the flgC gene encoding flagellar basal body rod protein FlgC produces the protein MSNYLSDFDISGYGLSAQRFRMNVISSNIANANTVRTAEGGPYRRREVIFKAVDFDSVLNDEVAKKHNLLEYENPLDDKFYTKDAKPAIMSVVVDKIVRDDKDFKLKYDPSHPDADARGYVAYPNINPVIEMADLIEATRAYQANVSAFQSAKTIAQSALELLQG, from the coding sequence ATGAGCAATTATTTAAGCGACTTTGATATCAGCGGATACGGACTAAGCGCCCAGCGCTTTAGGATGAACGTCATCAGCTCCAACATCGCCAACGCAAACACCGTGCGAACGGCGGAAGGCGGCCCGTATAGACGCCGCGAGGTGATATTTAAGGCGGTTGATTTTGATAGCGTGCTAAACGACGAAGTGGCAAAAAAACACAACTTGCTCGAATACGAAAATCCGCTAGACGATAAATTCTATACAAAAGACGCAAAACCTGCTATAATGAGCGTCGTAGTTGACAAGATAGTGCGCGACGACAAGGATTTTAAGCTAAAATACGATCCGTCTCACCCCGACGCCGACGCGAGGGGCTACGTAGCATACCCAAACATCAATCCCGTCATCGAAATGGCGGACTTGATCGAGGCCACGCGCGCCTATCAGGCAAATGTTTCGGCATTTCAGTCGGCTAAAACGATCGCTCAAAGCGCGTTAGAATTATTACAAGGTTAA